The proteins below come from a single Drosophila busckii strain San Diego stock center, stock number 13000-0081.31 chromosome X, ASM1175060v1, whole genome shotgun sequence genomic window:
- the LOC108605793 gene encoding N-acetylglucosamine-6-phosphate deacetylase produces the protein MASCSGDSRLIQFFNCRLVRDHRLVEEDLWVRNGKIINPEPIFFDERCKAHTLINCEGAIIAPGYIDLQINGGYGVDFSYDKDTTEQGVQKVARGLVKSGVTSFCPTLVTSPNDTYHTILPRIPMHTDRGAGVLGVHVEGPFINPQKKGAHPEHCIQSIDNGLETLCETYGSLERIKIITLAPEQVKELAVISELVEAGIVVSLGHSMASLSDGERAVQHGASLITHLFNAMLPFHHRDPGLVGLLASDAIPADRTVYFGIIADGVHTHPAALRIAYRTHCQGLILVTDAISALGLEDGIHHIGQLPLEVKQGKAFVAGSDTLCGSIAPMDECVRIFQRATGCSQVFAIEAASLHPARCLRIEAEKGTLDFGSDADFIFLNDELEVLATWIGGVCVHAK, from the exons ATGGCCAGCTGTAGTGGAGACTCACGACTGATACAGTTCTTCAACTGCCGTTTGGTGCGAGATCATCGCCTGGTCGAGGAAGATCTTTGGGTGCGAAATGGCAAAATTATCAATCCCGAGCCCATCTTTTTCGACGAACGCTGCAAGGCACATACTTTGATTAACTGCGAGGGCGCTATAATAGCGCCGGGCTACATAGATCTGCAAATTAATG GTGGCTATGGCGTTGATTTCTCCTATGACAAAGACACCACAGAGCAGGGCGTACAAAAGGTGGCCAGAGGCTTGGTCAAGAGCGGCGTCACCTCTTTCTGTCCAACGCTGGTGACGTCACCGAACGATACTTACCACACCATACTGCCACGCATACCAATGCACACAGACCGCGGCGCCGGCGTACTGGGCGTGCACGTCGAGGGTCCGTTTATAAATCCACAAAAGAAGGGCGCACATCCCGAGCACTGCATACAGAGCATAGACAAT GGCTTGGAAACGCTCTGCGAAACTTATGGCTCGCTGGAGCGCATTAAGATCATAACGCTGGCGCCGGAGCAGGTCAAGGAGCTGGCAGTGATAAGCGAACTGGTGGAGGCGGGCATTGTCGTCTCGCTGGGCCACTCCATGGCCAGTCTAAGTGATGGCGAGCGTGCTGTCCAGCATGGCGCCTCACTGATAACGCATTTGTTCAATGCTATGCTGCCGTTTCATCATCGCGATCCCGGACTGGTGGGTCTGCTTGCCTCGGATGCCATACCGGCGGATCGAACCGTTTACTTTGGCATCATTGCCGATGGCGTGCACACGCATCCCGCCGCGCTACGCATTGCATATCGCACGCACTGCCAGGGATTAATACTGGTGACCGATGCCATATCGGCGCTGGGTCTGGAGGATGGCATTCATCATATTGGACAGCTGCCGCTGGAGGTGAAGCAGGGCAAAGCGTTTGTAGCCGGCAGCGATACGCTCTGCGGCAGCATTGCGCCCATGGATGAGTGTGTGCGAATCTTTCAACGCGCCACAG gcTGCTCTCAGGTGTTTGCCATTGAGGCGGCGTCGCTGCATCCGGCGCGCTGCCTGCGCATTGAAGCCGAGAAGGGCACTTTGGACTTTGGCTCCGATGCCGATTTTATATTCTTGAACGATGAGCTAGAAGTGCTCGCCACCTGGATCGGGGGCGTCTGTGTGCATGCAAAGTAA
- the LOC108605674 gene encoding importin subunit alpha-3-like: MASPDRNHFQRFKNNAKDQDEMRRKRNEVTVEIRKSKRDETILKRRNVPPNQDSNTDEDEPMPNTVELEKLIWSAADPSKPDQQLASVQSLREVLSSETNPLPIEELIKSNILPVLIECMKQDDPILQFEAAWALTNIASGTSDQTQEVVVAGAVPVFLQLLKSPARIVCEQAIWALGNIIGDGPKLRDFVISQGFIQPLLSFLKPNAPLPFLRNITWVIVNLFRCKDPSPPASVISEILPAINMLIKHTDTTILGDTVWALCNLTDGGSDHVQMVIDSGIVPKLVSLLDNTDYKVQTAALRAVGNIVTESDEQTQEVLNHNALSYFPALLDHSNEKIRKEAIWFLSNIAAGNELQVQALIDTGLLIKIIESLHQSEYHTQKEAAWAVSNLALNGSPDQVLTMVNEGVIAPFCDLLTSQDNEVIDIVLDGLSNMLKVAENFQIEDVENLIEQCDGLAKIERLQDHENVDIYKQAYKIIEKFFLANEPANLPPTAESTEINFDPATDKLQMNSFQF; this comes from the coding sequence atggCATCGCCCGATCGGAATCATTTTCAAAGgtttaaaaacaatgcaaaggATCAGGATGAAATGCGTCGCAAGCGTAATGAAGTGACTGTAGAGATACGTAAAAGCAAGCGCGATGAAACAATATTAAAGCGTCGCAACGTTCCTCCCAATCAGGATTCAAACACAGACGAGGACGAGCCAATGCCCAATACAGTAGAATTGGAAAAACTGATTTGGTCCGCAGCAGATCCTTCCAAGCCAGACCAACAGTTAGCCTCTGTTCAATCATTACGCGAAGTGCTGTCGAGTGAAACGAATCCACTACCCATTGAAGAGTTGATTAAAAGCAATATTCTGCCCGTTCTGATTGAATGCATGAAGCAGGATGATCCAATACTTCAATTCGAGGCTGCTTGGGCGTTAACTAACATTGCATCCGGCACTTCCGATCAAACCCAAGAGGTTGTGGTCGCTGGCGCTGTACCGGTCTTTCTGCAGTTGCTTAAGTCACCTGCTCGGATTGTCTGTGAACAGGCTATCTGGGCGCTGGGAAATATAATAGGCGACGGGCCTAAGCTGCGCGATTTTGTCATTAGTCAAGGCTTTATTCAACCATTGCTCTCATTCTTAAAGCCTAATGCTCCGCTACCGTTTTTACGAAACATTACATGGGTAATTGTAAACTTATTCCGGTGCAAGGATCCATCGCCGCCAGCTAGCGTTATATCCGAAATCCTGCCGGCAATCAATATGCTTATTAAGCACACGGACACAACTATTTTGGGCGACACTGTATGGGCCCTTTGCAATCTGACAGACGGTGGCAGCGATCACGTCCAAATGGTAATTGACAGTGGTATCGTCCCCAAGCTGGTATCGCTTCTCGACAACACTGACTATAAGGTGCAAACGGCGGCTCTTCGCGCCGTTGGCAATATTGTTACAGAGTCGGACGAGCAAACACAAGAGGTGCTCAACCACAACGCCTTGTCATATTTCCCAGCGCTGCTGGACCATAGCAATGAGAAAATACGGAAAGAGGCTATCTGGTTCCTCTCAAATATTGCAGCTGGCAACGAGTTACAGGTGCAGGCTCTTATCGATACTGGCCTACTCATCAAGATCATTGAGAGCCTCCACCAAAGCGAATATCACACACAGAAGGAAGCTGCATGGGCCGTAAGTAACCTGGCCCTTAACGGAAGCCCTGATCAGGTGTTAACAATGGTCAACGAGGGTGTCATAGCGCCTTTCTGCGATCTGCTTACTTCCCAGGACAATGAAGTCATCGATATTGTGCTTGACGGTCTCTCTAACATGCTCAAAGTGGccgaaaattttcaaatagagGATGTGGAGAATTTGATTGAACAATGCGATGGTCTGGCCAAAATTGAGCGTTTGCAAGACCATGAGAATGTGGACATCTACAAACAggcttataaaataattgagaaATTCTTTTTAGCTAACGAACCAGCTAATTTGCCACCGACCGCGGAGAGCACAGAAATCAACTTTGATCCGGCCACTGACAAACTCCAGATGAATTCATTCCAGTTTTAA
- the LOC108605532 gene encoding uncharacterized protein LOC108605532, with amino-acid sequence MDLDWQNSLTEIKDRGQYLLHSEKWADCHFLVGTPPNQRLIAGHKLLLAMASPVFERMFFGNLPDKTDPIIIPDVQAEAFEAMLEYIYTDRISIGSFDKACELCYVAKKYMLPHVVTRCTHFVWADLSPKNACRAYEFAKLFDESTLMKSSMDLIAANTREVLNDPSFLDIEVSTLMAILDQNRLYIDSELDLFNCLVKFASERGILNESSQDSVPSGSGSQKAQSCAERAEHSASVDSVAANVVVEEIKMEPDVIAMVLHMQQDEELEMAPNGSAGNSPVPDAVSAAAAAVASPSPTHASDDVVIIDSDASGHAHEPMNATDAASNMLNIMDVQRSIMDTAMLRQAVKKIRFLTMTPQQFAEGPARSKLLQQHEALAILIKISSPTLNDCDMPEGFCSSRSSRNFYESSHHQHKLNSSYRNNNIESSSTAWASGAPTRTTNQPLFTRQRTSAPLNLNMDNMPAIAALMSHEQLGFQANGVAAAAAGAAAAAAAAATGFADGFECAAPVAPAAPALGQIVPTGRDSDNSHHDMIRSYCMRSISRQFDYRNMSVTDCGVTFQVDTNIWILGVQVPTQVLCGELMNSAGFAEHYTEVLYAHIQDMHGSRIAYTHCTARVRYDSHLDITFDRPVYIYRNQIYKVFVVFNKTGWYPMYSCVPDSIRQRVKFMFNVGNPMESVRDGLIYAIIFSTPQDHARQLVD; translated from the exons ATGGATCTGGACTGGCAGAATAGCCTGACGGAGATCAAGGACCGCGGACAATATCTGCTGCACTCGGAGAAATGGGCCGACTGTCATTTTCTAGTGGGCACGCCACCCAATCAACGCTTAATAGCCGGTCACAAGCTGCTCCTGGCAATGGCGTCGCCTGTGTTCGAGCGCATGTTCTTTGGCAATCTGCCGGACAAGACTGATCCTATAATCATACCCGATGTGCAGGCGGAGGCGTTCGAGGCCATGCTGGAGTACATATACACGGATCGCATATCCATCGGATCCTTTGACAAGGCCTGTGAGCTCTGCTACGTGGCAAAAAAGTATATGCTGCCCCATGTGGTGACACGTTGCACGCACTTTGTCTGGGCGGATCTAAGTCCAAAGAATGCATGTCGTGCCTACGAGTTTGCCAAGCTATTCGATGAATCGACGCTGATGAAGAGCAGCATGGATTTGATAGCGGCCAATACACGCGAAGTGCTTAATGATCCGAGCTTCCTGGACATAGAGGTGTCCACATTGATGGCCATACTCGATCAGAATCGCCTTTACATAGACTCTGAGCTCGATTTGTTCAATTGCCTGGTCAAGTTTGCCAGCGAGCGTGGCATACTAAACGAGAGCAGCCAGGATAGTGTGCCCAGTGGCAGCGGTAGCCAGAAGGCCCAATCTTGTGCAGAGCGTGCTGAGCACTCTGCCTCCGTGGATAGTGTGGCAGCCAATGTGGTGGTGGAGGAAATTAAAATGGAGCCGGATGTTATAGCAATGGTGCTGCATATGCAACAAGATGAGGAGCTCGAGATGGCACCCAATGGCTCCGCAGGCAATTCACCTGTGCCCGATGCTGTCAGCGCGGCCGCCGCTGCTGTCGCTTCTCCGTCACCCACGCATGCCAGCGATGATGTGGTTATTATCGATAGCGACGCCTCAGGCCATGCCCATGAGCCCATGAACGCCACCGATGCAGCCAGCAATATGCTCAACATAATGGACGTGCAGCGCAGCATTATGGACACTGCCATGCTGCGCCAGGCGGTTAAGAAAATACGTTTTCTTACCATGACGCCGCAGCAGTTTGCCGAAGGACCCGCGCGCTCcaagctgttgcagcagcacgAGGCTTTGGCCATACTTATCAAGATCTCCAGCCCCACGCTGAACGACTGCGACATGCCCGAGGGCTTCTGCAGCTCGCGCAGCTCACGCAATTTCTATGAATCGTCACATCATCAGCACAAACTGAATTCTTCCTATCGCAACAATAACATCGAATCGAGCAGTACCGCTTGGGCTTCCGGAGCGCCAACGCGCACCACCAATCAACCGTTATTCACACGCCAGCGCACCAGTGCACCACTGAACCTGAACATGGACAATATGCCAGCAATTGCAGCGCTCATGAGCCATGAGCAGTTGGGATTTCAAGCTaatggtgttgctgctgctgctgccggcgctgcggctgctgcagcggcagcggcaactggCTTTGCCGATGGCTTTGAGTGCGCTGCTCCTGTTGCGCCCGCTGCTCCGGCTCTGGGACAGATTGTGCCCACTGGCAGGGACAGCGATAACTCGCATCACGACATGATACGCAGCTATTGCATGCGCTCGATTAGCCGACAGTTTGACTATCGCAACATGAGCGTCACTGATTGCGGAGTCACGTTTCAA GTGGACACCAACATTTGGATCTTGGGCGTGCAGGTGCCCACGCAGGTGCTCTGCGGCGAGCTGATGAACTCGGCCGGCTTTGCCGAGCACTATACGGAAGTGTTGTATGCCCACATTCAGGATATGCATGGTTCGcgtattgcgtatacgcactgtACGGCACGCGTGCGTTATGACTCGCATCTGGATATCACCTTCGATCGCCCCGTCTATATCTATCGCAATCAGATCTACAAAGTATTTGTCGTCTTCAACAAGACGGGATGGTATCCCATGTACTCCTGTGTGCCCGACTCCATCAGGCAGCGGGTCAAGTTCATGTTCAATGTGGGCAATCCCATGGAATCGGTGCGTGATGGCCTGATATATGCAATTATATTCTCAACGCCTCAGGATCATGCACGCCAGCTGGTTGACTGA
- the LOC108605496 gene encoding ras-related protein Rab-10 yields the protein MAKKTYDLLFKLLLIGDSGVGKTCILFRFSDDAFTSTFISTIGIDFKIKTVELRGKKIKLQIWDTAGQERFHTITTSYYRGAMGIMLVYDITNEKSFENIVKWLRNIDEHANEDVEKMILGNKCDMTDKRVVSKERGEAIAREHGIRFMETSAKSNTNIERAFCELAEAILDKTSGREAAENPEARVVVDRGSNNNTTGYNKCCA from the exons ATGGCAAAGAAAACTTACGATTTACTTTTCAAACTGTTGCTAATTGGAGATTCGGGCGTTGGAAAAACTTGCATACTCTTCCGTTTCTCAGACGATGCGTTTACATCAACATTTATATCAACCATAG gaattgatttcaaaattaaaacagtCGAACTGAGGGGCAAAAAGATTAAACTACAAATATGGGATACTGCCGGCCAGGAGAGATTTCACACAATTACCACATCCTATTATCGTGGCGCAATGGGCATAATGCTTGTCTATGACATAACAAATGAGAAAAGTTTCGAGAATATAGTCAAGTGGCTGCGGAACATAGACGAG CATGCAAATGAGGATGTGGAGAAAATGATACTCGGCAACAAGTGCGATATGACGGACAAGCGTGTGGTCAGCAAAGAGCGCGGCGAGGcg ATTGCTCGTGAGCATGGCATAAGATTTATGGAAACATCCGCcaaatcaaatacaaacattGAGCGTGCATTTTGTGAACTTGCCGAGGCCATATTAGACAAAACATCTGGACGCGAAGCAGCTGAGAATCCGGAGGCCCGTGTCGTCGTCGATCgtggcagcaataacaatacaaCGGGCTACAACAAGTGTTGTGCGTAA
- the LOC108605719 gene encoding protein obstructor-E, translating to MPNPSLLLILLAFVVHGHALAVGSPECPEKEGVQAYAHTESCDQFFLCTNGTLTLETCENGLLFDGKGAVHNHCNYNWAVDCKGRQWDPTPISTPGCEYQFGLYAVSKECSTTYIKCAHGEPHEQDCDTGLAYDERIHGCNWPDQLLDNCNPEAVVGFKCPTKVDPNSVAARFWPFPRFPVSGDCHRLITCVEGYPRLISCGEDKVFDENTLTCEDPEYASGSCAH from the exons atgcctAATCCGAGCCTGTTACTGATCCTGCTGGCATTCGTTGTCCATG GACACGCCCTGGCTGTGGGCTCACCCGAGTGCCCGGAAAAGGAGGGCGTCCAGGCGTACGCGCATACCGAGAGCTGTGATCAATTCTTTCTCTGCACCAATGGCACGCTGACGCTGGAGACCTGCGAGAATGGGCTGCTCTTCGATGGCAAAGGCGCTGTGCACAATCATTGCAACTACAACTGGGCGGTGGACTGCAAGGGACGTCAGTGGGATC CCACGCCCATTTCGACGCCTGGCTGTGAGTATCAGTTTGGCTTGTATGCCGTCTCCAAGGAGTGCTCCACCACGTACATCAAGTGCGCCCATGGTGAGCCACATGAGCAGGACTGCGATACTGGCTTGGCCTATGATGAGCGCATCCATGGCTGCAACTGGCCCGATCAGCTGCTGGACAACTGCAATCCCGAGG ctgttgttggcttCAAGTGCCCAACCAAAGTGGATCCCAATTCGGTTGCCGCTCGCTTCTGGCCCTTCCCACGTTTCCCTGTCTCCGGCGATTGCCATCGTCTGATTACCTGCGTCGAGGGCTATCCACGTTTGATTAGCTGCGGTGAGGACAAGGTCTTTGATGAGAACACGCTCACCTGCGAGGATCCAGAGTACGCCAGCGGCAGCTGTGCTCACTAG